The window TGGGGGCTTCGGCGTAGGTGCGCAAAAGCGGTTCTGTTCCCGAGGGGCGGATCAAAAGCCAACTGTCGTCTTCCAAACTAAAATGATATCCATCAATCAGCGTGATTTTTTTTAGTTTTTGACCCGCCAACATGGAAGGTGTGAAAGAGGAAAGAGTCCGTTTGACAGTTTCAATTTTGTCTTTCGGAAGAGTCAAATCGATTCTCTTATAAAAACAGGGACCAACTTCTTTTTGCAGATCAGCAACAAGTTCGCCCAGAAGTTTTTTCTTTGTAGCCATCAGTTCCAAAAGGAGAAGAGCACAAAAGAGTCCGTCCCTTTCAGGGATATGATGAGGCATTCCGATCCCACCCGATTCTTCGCCACCAATTAAAACGCCGGGTTCTTTCATGGCAGGACTCAAATATTTGAAACCGATGGGGGTAACGTTCATCGGTAAACCCTGTTTTTGACAGAGGCGATCAATCATCACGGTCGTGGAGATTGATTTGAGAACTTTTCCCTTCATCAATTTATTTTCGACAAGATGTTTGAGCAGAAGTGCAAAAATTTGATGAGAGGTGACATAATTTCCCTTTTCATCAACAGCGCCAATGCGGTCTGCGTCTCCGTCCGTGATCATGCAGGTGGAAAAATTTCCGGAACGCATTTTTTCCATGGCCTGATTGACATAGGGTTGAATCGGTTCAGGATGGAGTCCGCCGAAATTAAAATCGGCTTCCCCGTGCAGTGTAGTTACTTGATTCCCCAATAAATCTTCAAGAAAACCGCTCCCTGCACCATACAAAGGATCAAATAAGATTTTGAAATTGGCTTTTTTGATGAGATCCAAGTCGACCAGTTTTCTAAGAGCCTCAAGATATTCTTGATGAGGATTGAAATAGGAGAGACTGTTGCCATTGAGCTCTTTTGTTTTTGGTACAAGTTTTTTATTTTGGTTTTCTTCAATGATTTTTTCGATCG of the Deltaproteobacteria bacterium genome contains:
- a CDS encoding phosphoglucomutase/phosphomannomutase family protein, encoding MSIRFGTDGWRAIIGEDFIPENIAQVIQAFADRYPKLPEAGKPVFIGYDRRNKSKESADLIASVLLGNHIPVWLSQDFCPTPCVSWHVKTNGAAAGIMVTASHNPPKWNGIKFKESYGGAASADFLQPIEKIIEENQNKKLVPKTKELNGNSLSYFNPHQEYLEALRKLVDLDLIKKANFKILFDPLYGAGSGFLEDLLGNQVTTLHGEADFNFGGLHPEPIQPYVNQAMEKMRSGNFSTCMITDGDADRIGAVDEKGNYVTSHQIFALLLKHLVENKLMKGKVLKSISTTVMIDRLCQKQGLPMNVTPIGFKYLSPAMKEPGVLIGGEESGGIGMPHHIPERDGLFCALLLLELMATKKKLLGELVADLQKEVGPCFYKRIDLTLPKDKIETVKRTLSSFTPSMLAGQKLKKITLIDGYHFSLEDDSWLLIRPSGTEPLLRTYAEAPTFSQVEKLLREAQNLVAKA